One genomic segment of Desulfocapsa sulfexigens DSM 10523 includes these proteins:
- a CDS encoding FAD-dependent oxidoreductase, whose protein sequence is MGKAITQREGAVMILGGGIAGIQAALDMTDLGYYVYLVEKAPAVGGVMAQLDKTFPTNDCSLUILAPKLVEAGRSPNIEMITNADFLALEGKPGNFTAKLNIRPRYIDADACTACGLCTQYCPKHHADAYNEGLSITRPIHIDYAQAVPATYYIDPASCMHIQYDTCQICVPVCQSHAINFSQKPESRDLKIGAVILSPGFGKIADETLEKFSYGKHPDVVTAYEYERMTTASGPFLGEIKCFSDGRHPKSMAFIQCVGSRDLGCDNGYCSSVCCMYAIKEALVTKEHDPEVDITIYYMDIRTQGKDFDAARERAEAIGIKFVRAKVADVTPWENHLRLTYSTLDGQHKFDAHDMVVLSVGLESPKDAQKISDITKIELNKYDFCKTNSFTPLQTSQDGIVVAGAFQGPKDIPESATQSSGAAALAASILKKQRGKGTIIKEYPSELSVTDEDEVRIGVFVCHCGINISSVVDCPDVADNAGTMDNVAYYTENLYSCSQDAQEQIKKTIKDQKLNRVVIAACSPRTHEPLFQETLKDAGLNRNLFEMVNIRDQCSWVHANEPEAATQKSKDLVRMAVSKAAHIQPLPEQTVPVTPKALVIGGGIAGMTAALSLADQGFESILVEKSPSIGGNLKNLKNTLAGDTVGTFLKTLTAKVQKSAKITVITDGSLAQTSGFIGNFNSVIESGKGKNKKETVYDHGVIVVATGGHEHRPDLYELGKSKKVVTQQELEAKLAGRTKNRAPNSIVMIQCAGSRGEDLNYCSKVCCNHAMKNILKIKEINPDSQIIVLYRDIRTYGFAEDAYLEARKKGVVFIPYETDRRPVVSSKGTKVQVDFFDSIMQEEVSMNPDLVTLSVGIVPDGTDELSKMLKLPVNANGFFLEAHVKLRPVEAAVDGIYICGLAHAPKPVEETIVQAQAAAAKAAMPLVKGFVTVDPIVSSVEQDNCIGCGLCSSLCPYGAIIMEKVGKKRKARTISASCKACGICASHCPTFAISMGGFTNEQLISQIEAFGNKITDEKVEA, encoded by the coding sequence ATGGGAAAAGCGATAACACAGAGGGAAGGAGCTGTAATGATACTCGGCGGGGGAATTGCCGGTATCCAGGCTGCTCTTGATATGACCGACCTTGGTTATTATGTCTATCTGGTCGAAAAAGCACCAGCTGTTGGTGGTGTGATGGCCCAACTTGACAAGACCTTTCCGACCAATGATTGTTCACTCTGAATCCTGGCGCCAAAGCTGGTAGAGGCCGGTCGGTCTCCAAACATTGAAATGATCACCAATGCTGACTTTCTTGCATTGGAGGGAAAACCAGGGAATTTTACAGCAAAGCTGAACATACGGCCGCGCTATATTGATGCTGATGCCTGTACTGCCTGTGGTTTATGCACCCAGTATTGTCCAAAGCATCATGCAGATGCATATAATGAAGGATTGTCCATTACCAGGCCAATTCATATCGATTATGCACAGGCTGTCCCCGCAACCTATTATATTGATCCTGCATCCTGCATGCATATTCAATATGATACCTGTCAGATCTGTGTTCCCGTCTGTCAGAGTCATGCAATTAATTTCAGCCAGAAACCAGAGTCACGGGACCTCAAGATTGGAGCTGTCATTCTATCACCTGGTTTTGGTAAGATTGCTGATGAAACTCTTGAAAAATTCAGTTACGGAAAACATCCAGACGTTGTCACCGCTTATGAGTATGAGCGGATGACCACTGCTTCAGGGCCGTTCCTTGGTGAGATTAAATGTTTCTCCGATGGTCGTCATCCTAAATCCATGGCATTCATTCAGTGTGTCGGATCAAGGGATCTTGGCTGCGACAATGGCTACTGCTCTTCTGTCTGTTGCATGTATGCAATTAAGGAAGCCCTTGTAACAAAAGAACATGATCCCGAGGTGGATATTACCATCTACTACATGGATATCCGTACCCAGGGAAAAGATTTTGATGCAGCTCGTGAGCGGGCTGAGGCCATTGGAATTAAGTTTGTCCGTGCAAAAGTTGCCGATGTTACTCCGTGGGAGAATCATCTGAGACTTACCTACTCTACTCTGGATGGTCAACACAAATTTGATGCCCATGATATGGTTGTTCTCTCTGTCGGTCTTGAGTCACCCAAGGACGCCCAGAAGATCTCAGATATAACCAAAATAGAACTCAATAAATATGATTTTTGTAAAACAAACTCCTTTACCCCCCTGCAGACTTCTCAGGATGGTATTGTAGTTGCCGGTGCATTTCAGGGGCCCAAGGATATTCCAGAGTCAGCAACCCAGTCATCCGGTGCTGCAGCGCTTGCTGCAAGTATCCTGAAAAAACAGAGAGGTAAGGGAACAATTATCAAGGAATATCCCAGCGAACTCTCTGTAACAGATGAGGATGAAGTACGGATTGGCGTCTTTGTTTGTCACTGTGGTATCAATATCAGCTCCGTAGTCGATTGTCCGGATGTCGCTGATAATGCCGGGACAATGGATAATGTCGCCTACTACACAGAAAACCTCTACTCCTGCTCTCAGGATGCTCAGGAACAGATCAAGAAAACAATCAAAGATCAGAAATTAAACAGGGTTGTCATTGCAGCCTGTTCTCCAAGAACACATGAACCACTTTTTCAGGAGACGTTAAAGGATGCAGGATTGAATAGAAACCTCTTTGAGATGGTGAATATTAGGGATCAATGTTCCTGGGTACACGCCAATGAGCCTGAAGCTGCGACACAAAAGTCCAAGGACCTGGTTCGTATGGCTGTTTCAAAGGCTGCACATATTCAACCACTTCCAGAACAGACAGTTCCAGTTACCCCTAAAGCCCTTGTCATTGGTGGTGGAATAGCTGGTATGACTGCTGCATTGTCTCTTGCCGATCAGGGCTTTGAGTCGATTCTTGTTGAGAAATCACCTTCCATTGGTGGTAATTTAAAGAATCTGAAAAATACTCTCGCAGGAGATACGGTTGGAACTTTTTTGAAAACACTTACCGCAAAGGTTCAGAAATCAGCAAAGATTACCGTTATTACCGATGGATCCCTCGCCCAGACATCTGGATTTATCGGTAACTTTAATTCTGTGATCGAAAGCGGAAAAGGTAAAAACAAGAAAGAAACCGTTTATGACCACGGTGTTATAGTGGTGGCAACCGGTGGCCACGAGCACCGTCCTGATTTATATGAGCTTGGCAAATCAAAAAAGGTTGTTACACAGCAGGAGCTTGAAGCGAAGCTTGCCGGACGAACTAAGAATCGCGCGCCTAACTCTATTGTGATGATCCAGTGTGCCGGGTCCCGGGGTGAGGATCTTAACTATTGTTCCAAGGTGTGCTGTAATCATGCGATGAAAAATATTCTGAAGATTAAGGAAATTAATCCTGACTCCCAGATTATTGTTCTTTATCGTGATATCCGGACCTATGGTTTTGCAGAAGATGCTTACCTTGAGGCGAGAAAGAAGGGTGTTGTTTTTATTCCCTATGAGACTGACCGAAGGCCTGTTGTGAGCTCAAAAGGTACCAAAGTACAGGTTGACTTCTTTGATTCTATCATGCAGGAAGAAGTAAGTATGAACCCGGATTTGGTAACTTTGTCCGTAGGAATTGTACCGGATGGAACTGATGAGCTTTCCAAGATGCTCAAGCTCCCGGTCAATGCCAATGGATTTTTCCTTGAGGCCCATGTGAAGCTTCGCCCCGTAGAGGCCGCAGTTGACGGTATCTATATATGCGGACTCGCCCATGCTCCGAAACCTGTTGAGGAAACAATTGTCCAGGCGCAGGCTGCTGCAGCAAAGGCAGCTATGCCCCTTGTTAAGGGGTTTGTCACCGTTGATCCGATTGTTTCCAGTGTTGAACAGGATAACTGTATCGGTTGTGGCCTTTGTAGCAGTCTCTGCCCCTATGGCGCAATTATAATGGAAAAAGTCGGGAAAAAGCGTAAAGCAAGAACCATTTCAGCTTCCTGTAAGGCTTGTGGAATTTGTGCTTCACATTGCCCAACTTTTGCTATTTCCATGGGTGGCTTCACTAATGAGCAGTTGATTTCTCAAATAGAAGCCTTTGGAAATAAAATAACCGATGAAAAAGTAGAAGCTTGA
- a CDS encoding replication-associated recombination protein A — translation MRPQSLTEIVGQEDILGKGKLLESMLGSGTLPSLILWGPPGTGKTTLARILARSTSAHFVYFSAVLSGVKEVRKIVEQAEKQREIENRGTIFFIDEIHRFNKGQQDAFLPHVENGLFTLIGATTENPSFQIIAPLLSRCKVLVLSPLSKANLGTILQRALDNPKQGLGRTDLFFDNNSLELLTTLADGDARKGLNTLEIAATIVLHRKKNDTAASNGISPDDILEAAQQTALRYDRDGDEHFNLISALHKSLRDSDPDGSLYWLYRMLESGEDPLYICRRLIRFASEDIGLSDPQALIHTISCRDAYHTLGLPEGKLAIAQAVAYLASAPKSNSIYRAESDVCKCIRQTGSLGVPLHLRNAPTRLMKELNYGKEYKYAHDADNALVAQDHLPDEIKEKQFYFPTTRGYEALIKDRLEKWKIILKKRKQNAE, via the coding sequence CCCCAATCACTTACTGAGATAGTGGGCCAGGAAGACATTCTCGGAAAAGGAAAACTCCTGGAAAGCATGCTTGGATCTGGCACCCTGCCATCTCTTATTTTGTGGGGCCCTCCTGGAACCGGAAAAACTACCCTGGCCAGAATTCTGGCTCGTTCAACCAGTGCTCATTTTGTCTATTTCTCTGCCGTTCTTTCAGGCGTTAAGGAAGTTCGAAAAATCGTAGAACAGGCAGAAAAACAGAGAGAAATTGAAAATCGTGGAACAATTTTCTTTATTGATGAGATTCATCGCTTTAATAAGGGGCAGCAGGACGCCTTTCTTCCCCATGTCGAAAACGGCCTATTCACTCTGATTGGCGCCACAACGGAAAACCCTTCCTTTCAAATCATTGCTCCCCTCCTGTCCCGCTGCAAAGTACTGGTACTTTCGCCATTAAGCAAAGCGAACCTTGGGACTATCCTGCAAAGAGCTCTTGATAATCCAAAGCAGGGCCTCGGCAGGACTGATCTTTTCTTTGACAACAACAGCCTTGAACTCTTAACTACCCTTGCTGATGGCGACGCCAGAAAGGGGCTCAATACTCTGGAAATTGCCGCAACCATTGTTCTTCACCGGAAAAAAAATGATACTGCAGCCTCCAATGGTATCAGCCCTGATGATATTTTGGAAGCGGCACAGCAGACAGCCCTTCGCTACGACAGGGATGGCGACGAACATTTCAACCTTATTTCAGCCCTTCACAAAAGCCTTCGTGACTCTGACCCTGACGGCAGTCTCTACTGGCTCTACCGAATGCTTGAATCTGGCGAAGATCCACTTTACATCTGCAGGCGCCTCATCCGGTTTGCTTCAGAGGACATTGGATTATCAGACCCACAGGCTCTTATTCATACAATCTCCTGCAGAGATGCATATCACACGCTTGGACTTCCAGAAGGAAAACTTGCCATTGCTCAGGCTGTCGCCTACCTTGCTTCAGCTCCGAAGAGCAACAGTATTTACCGAGCGGAGTCCGATGTTTGCAAATGTATCCGTCAAACCGGCAGTCTTGGAGTACCCCTACATCTTCGCAATGCCCCCACTAGACTAATGAAGGAACTCAACTATGGGAAAGAGTATAAATATGCTCATGATGCCGATAATGCACTTGTCGCTCAGGATCACCTTCCCGATGAAATAAAAGAAAAACAATTCTACTTTCCAACCACTCGTGGATACGAGGCATTGATTAAGGATCGTCTGGAAAAATGGAAAATAATTCTAAAAAAGAGAAAACAAAATGCCGAATAA
- a CDS encoding hydrogenase iron-sulfur subunit — MSENSFNPKILGFLCNWCCYAAADAAGVSRFQYPPNLRTVRVMCTGRVDPSFVLKGFLEGADAIFTGGUQLGECHYQVGNYDAMGVDALVKKVLRDVGIKEERFSLQWASAAEAPLFVKHITGFTETMRELGPIGEAEGLTKDKVQERIKKALDAVSSQKVRISFGNATKAVRKDGIWTVEHINGIINTKMEKSLASLSE, encoded by the coding sequence ATGTCCGAAAATTCATTCAACCCGAAAATTCTTGGGTTCCTCTGCAACTGGTGCTGTTATGCAGCCGCCGATGCAGCAGGGGTTTCGCGCTTCCAGTACCCGCCAAACCTGCGCACTGTTCGCGTTATGTGTACTGGTAGGGTTGACCCATCATTTGTGTTAAAAGGCTTCCTTGAAGGAGCCGACGCTATCTTTACCGGCGGCTGACAACTTGGCGAATGTCATTACCAGGTAGGTAATTATGATGCGATGGGAGTTGATGCACTTGTTAAAAAAGTACTCAGAGATGTTGGAATTAAGGAGGAGCGTTTCAGTCTTCAATGGGCTTCGGCTGCTGAAGCACCTCTGTTTGTAAAACATATCACTGGATTTACCGAGACCATGAGAGAACTTGGTCCTATTGGTGAGGCTGAAGGGCTTACAAAGGACAAAGTTCAGGAACGAATCAAAAAAGCACTTGATGCGGTATCGAGTCAGAAGGTTCGTATCAGTTTTGGAAATGCCACTAAGGCGGTGCGAAAAGATGGAATCTGGACCGTTGAGCATATCAATGGAATAATAAACACCAAGATGGAAAAATCTCTGGCCTCACTCAGCGAATAA
- a CDS encoding manganese-dependent inorganic pyrophosphatase, whose protein sequence is MTIFVTGHSNPDTDSVTAAIGLAALLNAQGQDAKACMQSSLANLNPESTVVLEKFGLTAPEEMMDVAGKTIALVDFSDIGQAPAGITEAEVVTIVDHHKVGDVTTNQPILVRVEPVGCTGTVLNKMFKDAGVAIPKDVAGGMLSAILSDTVNFKSPTCTDDDKAAVAELKVIAGVEDTEALFMDMLKAKSSVDGVPAKDLLFRDYKDFDMKGNKVGVGQLELATLDQVAAIRDDLLAAAQAVKADGRHTVLLMLTDVVKEGTQLVVVSDDEALIEKAFGSKMEGTSMWVDGMMSRKKQVIPDLQKAFGC, encoded by the coding sequence ATGACAATTTTTGTAACAGGTCACTCTAACCCTGATACCGATTCAGTTACCGCAGCAATCGGTCTTGCTGCTCTTTTGAATGCACAGGGACAGGATGCCAAGGCATGCATGCAGTCTTCTCTCGCGAATCTGAATCCTGAGTCAACTGTTGTACTCGAAAAATTTGGCCTTACCGCTCCAGAAGAAATGATGGATGTTGCCGGCAAGACCATCGCTCTTGTAGATTTCAGTGATATCGGACAGGCTCCTGCAGGAATAACCGAAGCTGAGGTTGTTACCATCGTTGATCACCATAAAGTTGGTGATGTAACCACCAACCAGCCTATTCTTGTCCGTGTTGAACCTGTTGGCTGTACCGGAACCGTACTGAATAAGATGTTTAAAGACGCCGGTGTTGCTATACCTAAGGATGTTGCTGGTGGAATGCTTTCAGCGATTCTTTCTGACACTGTTAATTTCAAATCCCCCACCTGCACCGATGATGACAAAGCTGCTGTTGCAGAACTGAAGGTTATTGCTGGTGTTGAAGATACTGAAGCACTCTTTATGGATATGCTGAAAGCGAAATCTTCCGTTGATGGTGTTCCTGCAAAGGATCTCCTTTTCCGTGATTACAAAGATTTTGACATGAAAGGTAACAAAGTAGGTGTTGGACAGCTCGAACTTGCCACCCTTGATCAGGTTGCTGCTATTCGTGATGATCTTCTTGCTGCTGCTCAGGCAGTAAAAGCAGACGGACGTCACACAGTTCTTCTTATGCTCACTGATGTTGTAAAAGAAGGAACTCAGCTGGTTGTTGTCTCTGATGATGAAGCTCTTATTGAGAAAGCTTTTGGATCCAAAATGGAAGGAACTTCCATGTGGGTTGACGGAATGATGAGCCGTAAAAAGCAGGTAATTCCTGATCTTCAGAAAGCATTCGGTTGTTGA
- a CDS encoding putative metalloprotease CJM1_0395 family protein: MMQTVSHSYSAQVYSQVQNTSAPLQRKVSTTGQVETPHPFASQQQSTDDSISLSPEGKELSQREANSLSVPQKEKSLINAQSSTENDTQQALSQEDLRLITDLQKRDAEVRSHEQAHLSAAGQYAAGGASFSYTTGPNGKKYATGGEVPIDIAKEKTPEATIQKMRTVRRAALAPANPSATDRSIAAQASSKEAQAMKELLEQAQISPPTPSPLGDTAIAENTTNRDTAGVEENPTEAPGNMPQVSDISRRRSMTSAYQAIAALAT, translated from the coding sequence ATGATGCAAACTGTCTCTCACTCATACAGTGCGCAGGTTTACAGCCAGGTTCAAAACACCTCAGCTCCCCTTCAACGGAAGGTTAGTACCACAGGGCAAGTCGAAACGCCTCATCCTTTTGCGTCACAGCAACAATCCACCGATGACTCCATTTCCTTGTCTCCAGAAGGAAAAGAACTCTCACAGAGAGAAGCCAATTCATTATCCGTCCCTCAAAAAGAAAAATCACTTATTAACGCACAAAGCAGTACAGAGAACGATACGCAGCAAGCCCTTTCTCAGGAAGATTTACGGCTCATAACAGATCTCCAGAAACGTGATGCCGAAGTACGTTCCCACGAACAGGCACATCTCTCAGCAGCTGGTCAATACGCCGCCGGAGGAGCATCCTTCTCCTATACTACAGGACCGAATGGAAAAAAATATGCCACTGGTGGCGAAGTTCCCATCGATATAGCGAAGGAAAAGACGCCGGAAGCGACAATTCAGAAAATGCGGACTGTTCGACGCGCAGCCCTGGCCCCGGCAAATCCTTCCGCAACTGATCGCAGTATTGCTGCTCAGGCCAGCTCCAAAGAAGCCCAGGCCATGAAAGAACTTCTGGAGCAGGCTCAGATATCCCCCCCAACACCTTCGCCTCTTGGCGACACAGCAATTGCAGAAAATACAACCAACCGGGATACTGCTGGAGTTGAAGAAAACCCCACTGAGGCTCCGGGGAATATGCCGCAGGTATCGGACATTAGCCGGCGCAGATCCATGACCTCGGCTTACCAGGCAATCGCCGCCCTTGCAACCTGA
- a CDS encoding M18 family aminopeptidase, producing MNLTAFNKDFFDFLQQCPTPFHTTKYMSSQFLQAGFTALHENDEWKIKDGQGYYCIRDDGSIIAFKIAASGKENTPWRMTGAHTDSPSLQLKPTPVRKSHSLNQLCVEVYGGPLLTTWFDRDLGIAGRVSLLANNALLNRTIDFKKAMAIIPSLAIHLDRTANKEHTVEKQKQLYALLFQSTEKDPPFMDLLLQQISHEYPELTFDALLGYDLFCYDTQGPALLGLNDDFIVSGRLDNLLSCFVSMQGLLQKNTTGNCLLLCSNHEEIGSSSLAGAHGTFLPSVLKRLLPDPARFNRLMNSSHFISLDNAHATHPNFSEKHDPQHLPLLNNGPVIKYNSNQRYATTGRSAAMYKTLCHEVNVPIQTFVMNNDLTCGSTIGPIAATSLGIQTVDIGAPSLAMHSIRETTGAKDPYMLYQTIAHFFTRPILPMTEA from the coding sequence ATGAATCTGACAGCCTTTAACAAGGATTTTTTTGATTTTTTACAACAGTGCCCAACGCCCTTCCATACTACGAAATATATGAGTAGCCAATTCCTTCAGGCTGGCTTTACCGCTCTTCATGAAAATGACGAGTGGAAAATTAAAGACGGGCAGGGATACTACTGTATCCGTGATGATGGATCAATTATAGCCTTTAAAATTGCTGCCAGCGGCAAAGAGAACACACCATGGCGAATGACAGGTGCTCACACTGACAGTCCGTCATTGCAGCTCAAACCAACCCCAGTTCGCAAATCCCATTCACTCAACCAGCTTTGTGTTGAAGTGTATGGCGGGCCCCTTCTCACCACCTGGTTTGATCGTGATCTTGGAATAGCCGGACGTGTCTCCCTGCTTGCCAACAACGCCCTGCTAAATCGTACTATTGATTTTAAAAAAGCAATGGCGATCATTCCAAGCCTTGCCATCCACCTCGACAGAACAGCGAACAAGGAACATACGGTTGAAAAACAAAAGCAACTCTATGCCCTCCTGTTCCAATCCACCGAAAAAGATCCCCCTTTCATGGACCTCCTTCTTCAGCAGATCAGCCATGAGTATCCTGAACTCACATTTGATGCACTCCTTGGCTATGACCTTTTCTGTTATGATACCCAAGGTCCTGCGTTACTTGGCCTTAACGATGATTTCATAGTATCCGGCCGCCTGGACAATCTGCTCAGTTGTTTTGTAAGTATGCAGGGACTGCTCCAGAAAAACACTACAGGTAACTGCCTTCTACTTTGCAGCAATCATGAAGAAATCGGATCATCTTCCCTTGCAGGAGCACACGGCACATTTCTCCCTTCGGTACTCAAGCGATTACTGCCAGACCCAGCACGCTTCAACAGACTTATGAACAGTTCACACTTTATATCACTGGATAACGCCCATGCTACCCATCCAAACTTCAGTGAAAAACATGACCCACAGCATCTTCCACTTCTGAACAATGGGCCTGTCATCAAATACAACAGTAATCAACGCTATGCCACCACCGGAAGGTCTGCTGCTATGTATAAGACTCTGTGCCATGAAGTAAATGTACCCATTCAGACATTCGTAATGAACAACGACCTGACCTGCGGATCAACAATTGGACCCATTGCAGCCACAAGTCTTGGCATTCAGACAGTTGATATTGGAGCACCAAGTCTTGCCATGCACTCCATTCGTGAAACCACAGGGGCAAAAGACCCTTACATGCTTTACCAGACCATTGCCCATTTCTTTACCCGCCCAATTCTGCCCATGACCGAGGCATAG
- a CDS encoding lytic transglycosylase domain-containing protein gives MLLSCFAAIEISWASQLHSSLHKYKNSQVSHLTLKRLSPYNGFINYYSQFAFFRRNHKVSPDFIRALIIAESSVDPVAVSPKGAMGLGQIMFPTGKEAARELADSGYTFRHIKPQKLANLQKEDLFDPAINILLTCYLISKYNYKFNGKLELVLSAWNAGEYHRELQRGRTVPYQETHNLIGKINAYYIDLLQKRKRISVSSRQYVKQPD, from the coding sequence GTGCTCCTTTCCTGTTTTGCTGCTATAGAAATATCCTGGGCGTCACAGCTGCACAGCAGTCTCCATAAGTATAAAAATTCACAGGTCAGCCATCTGACCCTGAAGCGACTTTCTCCCTATAATGGCTTTATCAACTACTATTCTCAATTTGCATTTTTCAGAAGAAACCATAAGGTCAGTCCGGATTTTATCCGTGCACTTATCATTGCCGAATCAAGCGTTGATCCTGTTGCAGTTTCTCCTAAGGGAGCAATGGGCCTTGGTCAGATTATGTTTCCCACCGGGAAAGAGGCTGCAAGGGAATTGGCGGATTCAGGCTATACATTCCGACATATAAAACCTCAGAAACTTGCCAACCTTCAGAAAGAAGACCTTTTTGATCCTGCAATTAATATTCTTCTAACCTGCTATCTGATTTCAAAATACAACTACAAGTTTAACGGTAAACTGGAGCTGGTATTGTCTGCATGGAATGCAGGTGAATATCATCGGGAGTTACAAAGAGGGCGTACCGTCCCCTACCAGGAAACCCACAATCTTATAGGTAAAATTAATGCCTACTACATTGACCTTTTGCAGAAAAGAAAACGTATATCTGTTTCTTCAAGACAGTATGTCAAGCAACCAGATTAA
- a CDS encoding UshA-like (seleno)protein translates to MGGLPKKIYQINSLSSSDRSNRLLLDSGNLLFKKNSIDRRQNQEILTAETILDIYTDIGYDAVAIGPLDLAAGIDFVQKSYSHGFPWISSNITGPDGKPLFTQWITRTLGDIKVVITAVTAHPQKEYKNINIQPWQESLTKTLVTIKEKKENAFIILLSSLNNSENEQIAKRFPDINLLIGADPHRGNISPQLIGNTLLTQTAKQGKYQGLLEIIFGKQRIWGHDTTRQLADLQNKLGSVNWQLRRLKKQSKKNGNENKYTDTILRLEKEKEELNREIDTSKKLLTQEKKTGVKNDQYNYRFIGLKKNMPNDQPTAEKLILLNREIRELNKKNKQLENTSGNLSTLTQNMVGHSVCETCHETQAEFWKATRHASAYSTLNKKDKSLNLDCLPCHLTINPRKLDSQISPDPGYLSYPSALRSVGCESCHGPGREHSIAPETFTLSRNPEKALCLACHTPEHDDTFNYAPKLSSIACPSE, encoded by the coding sequence TTGGGCGGTCTGCCCAAAAAGATTTACCAGATCAACTCCCTGAGTAGCAGTGATAGATCCAACAGACTGCTTCTGGATTCCGGCAATCTCCTTTTTAAAAAGAATTCAATAGATAGAAGGCAGAACCAGGAAATACTGACCGCCGAGACTATTCTCGACATCTATACAGATATTGGCTATGACGCCGTAGCCATAGGCCCCTTGGATCTTGCAGCAGGAATAGATTTTGTTCAAAAGAGTTACAGCCATGGCTTCCCATGGATTTCTTCAAATATTACAGGCCCTGACGGAAAGCCCTTATTTACCCAATGGATAACCAGAACTCTTGGCGATATAAAGGTGGTCATTACCGCAGTCACGGCCCATCCTCAGAAAGAATATAAAAACATCAATATTCAGCCATGGCAGGAATCACTAACGAAAACTCTCGTTACAATAAAAGAAAAAAAGGAAAATGCTTTTATTATTCTCCTTTCCTCCCTGAACAATTCTGAAAACGAGCAAATAGCTAAACGTTTTCCAGATATTAATCTCCTTATTGGAGCAGACCCACACAGGGGGAACATCTCACCACAGCTTATAGGAAATACCCTCCTTACCCAAACGGCAAAACAGGGAAAATATCAGGGCTTACTTGAAATCATATTTGGTAAACAGAGGATATGGGGACATGATACCACCAGGCAACTTGCCGACCTCCAGAACAAACTGGGATCGGTTAACTGGCAGTTACGACGCCTTAAAAAACAATCTAAAAAGAATGGAAATGAAAACAAATACACAGATACTATCCTTCGCCTGGAAAAGGAGAAGGAAGAATTAAACAGAGAGATAGACACTTCAAAAAAACTCCTGACCCAGGAGAAAAAAACAGGAGTGAAAAATGATCAATACAATTATCGCTTTATTGGTCTTAAAAAGAACATGCCAAACGATCAGCCAACTGCAGAAAAACTCATTTTGCTTAACCGCGAAATCAGAGAATTAAACAAGAAAAACAAACAGCTTGAGAATACTTCGGGAAACCTGTCCACACTTACTCAAAACATGGTGGGACATTCCGTCTGCGAAACATGCCATGAAACTCAGGCTGAGTTCTGGAAAGCCACCAGACACGCCTCTGCTTACTCCACATTGAATAAAAAGGATAAATCGCTCAATTTGGACTGTTTACCCTGTCATTTGACCATAAACCCCAGGAAATTGGATTCCCAGATCAGCCCTGATCCTGGTTATCTCTCCTATCCGTCAGCATTACGTTCGGTAGGTTGTGAGTCCTGTCACGGCCCTGGCAGGGAACACTCCATTGCTCCTGAAACCTTTACATTATCCAGAAATCCCGAAAAGGCCCTCTGTCTCGCCTGCCATACTCCAGAGCATGACGACACTTTCAACTATGCTCCAAAGCTAAGCAGTATAGCCTGTCCTTCCGAATAA
- a CDS encoding PilZ domain-containing protein, with product MNSFTEKRDTTRLLIETEVILLDQKQEKIIGKILNLSASGALIAIEDDLTIGRKYDVSIKLQGDTSNLFIENLVATVVRNEPCCVAVKFSDPMEWLTIFYIYKQKLKVFKNGQLIITDE from the coding sequence ATGAACTCATTCACAGAAAAAAGAGACACAACTCGCCTGCTCATTGAAACTGAGGTTATACTTCTAGACCAGAAACAAGAAAAGATTATAGGAAAAATTCTAAATTTGAGTGCCAGCGGTGCGCTTATAGCCATAGAAGATGACCTTACAATTGGAAGAAAGTATGATGTGTCTATAAAATTGCAGGGTGACACAAGTAATTTGTTTATAGAAAATCTTGTTGCCACCGTTGTCCGTAACGAACCCTGTTGTGTTGCTGTGAAATTTTCTGACCCCATGGAATGGCTTACAATATTCTACATCTATAAACAAAAACTCAAGGTCTTTAAAAATGGCCAATTGATAATAACCGACGAATAA